One Klebsiella electrica genomic window, CGATGTTCCATGCCGCGCCGCGCACCTGGGCGGCGCCTTCGCTACAGAGAAACAGCGCCAGCTCCCCCAGCTGTTGCGGGGTGACAAACTCGCCGGAGGGCTGCTTTTCCGCCAGCAGCTGTTCGCGGGCCTGCTGCGGATCGCTACCTTCAGCGATACGTTTATCGATCTGCTGCTGAACCAGCGGGGTTAACACCCAGCCGGGGCAAATCGCATTACAGGTCACGCCGGTGCTGGCGGTCTCCAGCGCCAGCGTTTTGGTCAGACCGACCACGCCGTGTTTGGCGGCCACGTAGGCCGACTTCTCCTTCGAAGCCACCAGGCCGTGAACCGACGCAATATTAATGATTCGCCCCCAGTTACGCGCCCGCATCCCGGGGAGCGCCAGACGACTGGTGTGAAAGACGCTGGAGAGATTGATGGCAATGATATCGTTCCATTTCTCTACGGCGAAATGCTCCACCGGCGCCACGTGCTGGATCCCGGCGTTATTAATCACAATATCCACGCCGCCAAATTGCGCCTCGGCGTAGGCCATCATCGCCTCAATTTGCTGCACATCGCGCAGGTCGGCAGCGTGGTAGCCCGGCGTTTTGCCGACCTGCGCCACTTCCGCGCG contains:
- a CDS encoding 3-hydroxybutyrate dehydrogenase is translated as MNLNAKVALVTGSTSGIGLGIAKVLAKSGAQLILNGFGDSASARAEVAQVGKTPGYHAADLRDVQQIEAMMAYAEAQFGGVDIVINNAGIQHVAPVEHFAVEKWNDIIAINLSSVFHTSRLALPGMRARNWGRIINIASVHGLVASKEKSAYVAAKHGVVGLTKTLALETASTGVTCNAICPGWVLTPLVQQQIDKRIAEGSDPQQAREQLLAEKQPSGEFVTPQQLGELALFLCSEGAAQVRGAAWNIDGGWVAQ